Sequence from the Mycobacterium florentinum genome:
TCGGCGAGTGCATAACGCAGCCGCTGCGCACTTTCCAGATCGCAGATCGAGTGGGCGAATTCGGCGGCGCCGGGCACCGCGTCCTGGGCGGGCACCACGCCCGTACTGCCGACCGCGTAGATCAGGTAGTCGTAGGCCAGCGCGGTGCCGGAGGTCAGCAGCAGCCGCCGGTCGGCGGTGTCGATCCGCTCGACGGCGTCGACGACGAGCTGGATGCCCTCACCGAGCAGCGTGCCGTAGTCGGCGGTCGCGGCGCCGGTGTCGGCGACCAGCTGGTGCAAGCGGATTCGTTCGACGAAGACCGGACGGGGATTCACCAGGGTGACCTCGAGGTCCGGCCGCTGCCGCAGGCGATTGGCCGCCAAAGTGCCGGCGTATCCACCGCCGATGACGACCACACGAGTGTTGCTCATTGCTGTCTCCTTATTCTCTTCGGGACGTGTGCCCTTGAGACACCGCAGCGCGGCCAGGCGTGACAATTCGGTCGGGATTGTGAGCTGTATCACCGACGCTCACAGCTCGGCGGCCCGAACCTGCGCCTAAGAGTCCTCGGGAAAGAAGGTGAAGTTGTTGACGTAGGTGCCGCGGGCCGCCCAGCCGTTCTCGCGGCTGCCGACGTTTGCCGGGTTCTGATGACGTGCCGGGTCGAACTCTGCTATCGGCCGCCGAGCGTCATCGAGGTCGAAGTAACCCGCGTAGCCGAGCCCGGTCAACAGCCTGGTGATCGCGGCTACGGCGTCGGGGTGATGGCGTTCCTCGGCTTCCACGACAACCGTTGGCCGGTTGCGGGTGAGGGTGTCGGTGGCGCCGCGCAGTACTGCCAGTTCGTGGCCTTCCACGTCGATCTTGATCAGGCCCACGTCGTCCAGGTGCAGATCATCGAGCCGTTTGACTGGCACGTCGATGCTTTGAATCTCGCCGCCGTCCACGTCGCCGAGGCTGTTGTCGGTGTCGATCGTGCTGCGACCGGGCTCGGACTCGACCACCCGCATGGGCAGCACGCCGGGTTTGTCCGATAGCGCCACCGCTTCCACCCGGACCTCCGCGCCTACCGCGTCGAACATCGACGCCAGGGCGCGGGCCTGGGCAGGCCGCGGCTCGAATGCGATGACCGCCCGCGACCCCGCCAACATCGCGACCGTGAACTCGCCGACGTCGGCACCGATATCCAGGGAGACCCGGTTGGGATCGCACAACGACGCCGCCAGCTGCACGTCCGGGCGAGATTGGCCCAGACGTTGCATGGCGCGATACTTCCGCCGCCAGAACAGTTGTGGGGCGATGGCCTTTGCCGCCGGCACGAGCCAACGTTTGGCCGAGCGTGCGACGGGCATTTCTTGAGTCTCCAGTGCGGTCTTCTGGCGACCGCAGGCTCGACGGGACCGGGCCGCCGCGGGTGGCCAGCAATTTGTCAGGCGTCAGCCTAGTCGAAGCAGCGTAGGCCAATGTTTACGCGTGGCAACGCCTGCTCACCAGCACCACGGCAACTCGGCCAGGCCGTGACTACCAGGCCCACGATTGTGAGCCGTATCGCTGAATCTGGGTCGCTGCGGCGGAGCCGCCGCTCACACCGGGGCGCGCATCCCTCTAGCATCGCAACGATGGTCCGGACACTGAGGCGAGGCGCGGCGGCGGTTGGCGCCTGCGCGGCGCTCGTGTTGAGCGCCTGCGGCGGTCACGTCACCCCCGGGCCGTTGTCGGCCATGGTCAGTCCGGCCATCCCGCCCGGCGTCGCCGACATCCCCAACCCGCTGCGCGGGCAGTACGAAGACTTGATGAATCCGCTTTTCCCGCAAGGCAATCCCGCGCAGCAGCGCTACCCGGCGTGGCCCGCGTCGTATGACGCCAGCATGAGTATCTCGTGGCGGCAGTTGCAGCCCACCGATCCGGCCACGCTGCCCCCCGATGCGCCCGACGATCGCAAGTTCGACTTCAGCGCGATCGACGACGCGCTGAACAAGCTGGCCAGCCGTAGCATGCGGCTTGCCCTGCGCGTTTACTCCTACAGCTCCGACCCGAACGGCACGGGCATCGCCGTCCCCGAATGGGCGCGGCCGGTGACCACCAGCTTCCCGCCGCCGCCGAACAGTCCCGGCGTGCCGCAGGCGGTGCCGAACTGGGACGACCCGCGCTACCTCGACGAGTTCGGCCAGCTGCTCGCGGCGCTGGGCCGCCGCTATGACGGGGACGAGCGGCTCAGCGTCTTCGAGTTCGCCGGATACACCCAATTTCGGGACCAGGGCATCAGCGCCGCGTCGATCCGGCAGCTGGTCGCGGCCAACGTCAACGCCTTCGGTCACACCCAATTGGTGGTGGCGCCGCAGAACCCGGAGATCGTGCGCGAACTGTTCTCCGACGACGTCACCAAGAAGCTGTCGGCTCCGGTGGGTGTCCGCTCGGATTGCCTGGGCGTCCAGTCGCCGTTGCCCGGTTGGGCCGAGTCCGGTGACTCCCGGTACGTCCGCAACAACGATGCGATCGTCAACGCGATCAAGCAGCGGCTGCGCTCGGCTCCGGTGATCACCGAATGGTGCTCCCTGCCCGGTGGGGCCGACTCCAAGGGCTACTACGAAAAGGGCCTGCACGACGTCGTCAAGTACCACGTGTCGATGACGGCGAGCGCGAACTTCCCGGACCGGGATTCGACATCGGCGATGGACCCGAAGCTGTACGCGTTGTGGGCGCAGGCCAATGCGGCTGCCGGATACCGGTATTCGGTGGATGCGAAGCCGGGATCGCAATCGATTCAGGGCAAAGTGGCGGCCATCTCGGTGGAGTGGACGAACTACGGCGCGGCCGCTACCACCGAGCAGTGGGCGCCCAACTACAAGCTGGTGGATTACACCGGTGCGGTGGTACGCACGCTGCCGGCCACGGTCAACCTCAAGACATTGGTGCACGACGATTCCAGCCCGTCGCGCGACGAGGCGGTCCCCGCGTCGGCTACCGAGACCGTGCACGTCGACCTGTCCGGGCTGGTGCCGGGGCACTACACGCTGCGCGCCTCGGTGGATTGGCAACAGCACAAGCCGGGTGCGTCGCACGTGGTGAACTACGGCCCGATGGCACTGGCCCGCGACGGGCGTGACGGCTCCGGCCTGTACCCGATTGCAACCCTTGACATCCCGCGCGACAACACGAACTCAACCAACGGTTGACACGCCACCGACGGCGTTCGTTCGACCGGAGAAAACGTGCCGTGCATGATACGGTTCTCTGACTAATATGATCCGTGACCTGCTCAAATCTGGTCGCTCGACCGGGACATGCGCCCCACAACGGAGGTCTGGATGCCGCGCAGCCTGGACCTGGTCGTAACCTCCGTCGCCAACCAGCTGGTGGACGCGACCGCGGCCACCGCGGCTGAGGTGAGCCAAAAGGTCCTCGCTCAGCTCGTCGAGCAGTTCGATTTGGATACCGCCTTTTTGCGCCACCGCGACGAGTCTTCCCGGGCCTCGGTGCTGGTCGCGGAGTGGCCACCGCGAACCGAGGTCACGGATGCGGATCCGCTGGCCGCTATCGAAGCCGCCACCGTCGATCCGCTGCTTGACCCGGGCGAGCAGGGCGGCAAGCCGGTCCTGATATCGCCCCGTCAGCGCGGTTCGTGGTGGCGTGTGCTGACGGGGCCCAAGCAACCGGTGACGCCTTCGGTGGTGGCCGCACCGCTGGTCTCGGGCGAAGTGACGACCGGCGTGCTCGGCTTCGTCAGGTTCGGCATCCGGAAGTGGAAGCAAACCGAGGTCAACACGCTCGAAGCGATCGCCGCACTGTTCGCGCAGCTACAAGCACGTCTTGCGGCCGAGGAGAAGCTTCGCTACCTGGCCGAGCACGACGATCTGACCGGCTTGTACAACCGGCGGGCGCTGGTCGCCCACCTGTCCGAGCGGCTCGCCGCCGGCAAGCCGGGACCCGTCGCGGTGCTGTATCTCGACCTCGACCGGTTGAAGCCGATCAACGACTATCTGGGCCATACCGCGGGCGACTGGTTCATCAGGGTCTTCGCGCAACGCATTCAGGCCTGCGCCGGCGGTCAGGCGATGATCGCCCGGCTGGGTGGCGACGAGTTCGTCGTCGTACCCGACCAGTCGATGTCGCCGGAGACCGCGGAGTCGTTCGCCCGTCGCTTGTCGAAAATGCTCTGCGAGCGCCTGGCCATCGGCGGTCACATGATCAGCCGCACCGTCAGCATCGGGCTGGCGGTCGGCATGCCGGAGCGCGACAACTGCACCGCACTGTTGCGCCGCGCCGACGAGGCGGTGCTCACCGCCAAGCGGGCCGGCGGCAACCAGATCGCGGTGTTCACCGATGACATGTCGCTGAAAAGCGCCTTCCGCAACGACATTGAGCTGCATCTGCAGGGCGATATCGGCAGCGAGGCGCTGCTGCTGCATTATCTTCCCGAGGTCGACCTGTGGACCGGCGCGGTGGTCGCCGCCGAGGCGCTGGTCCGCTGGCGGCACCCGATCTGGGGACTGCTGCTGCCGGACGCGTTCATCGGCGTGGCCGAATCGACCAACCTGGCCGGCGAGCTGGGCCGCTGGGTGATGCGCACCGCCTGCGCCGAGTTCAGCCGGTGGCGTGCCAACGGAGTGGGGCAGGGCGCGATCCTGCGTGTCAATGTGTCACCGGTGCAACTGATCACCCGCGGCTTCGTGCGCAGTGTCGCCGAGACGATCGAAGAGTTCGGCATCGACGCCGCATCGTTGTGCCTGGAGATCACCGAGCGCGCCGTCGTGCACGACATCGAGACCACCCGCAATACTCTCGAGGAGCTCAAAGAGGTCGGGGTGCAGCTGGCCGTCGACGACTTCGGCACCGGCTATGCGGTGCTGTCACATCTGAAGTCGCTGCCGGTCGACATGCTGAAGATCGACGCCGGATTCGTCCGGGACCTGGGTAACAATGCCGGCGACCTGGCCATCGTTCGCGCCATCATCGGGCTCGCCGAGGCGTTCGGTCTGCAAGTCGTCGCCGAGGGAGTCGAGACACCCGCTGCCGCACTGACTTTGATGCAACACGGCTGCCACCGCGCGCAAGGATTCTTGCTGTCGAGGCCCGTCCCGGGCGACGCGATGGAGGCATTATTTTCGGCGCGCTGGATGCCGATGCCGTTCCTGGCCGATCGTGAGGCCTTGTCGCAGGGCGTAATCTAGCATCGCAACGTGATCCGAAGAGCGAGCAAATGCATGGCGGCCGTTGTGGCGTGCGCGGCGCTGGTCTTGAGCGGATGCAGCAAGTCGAGTGGCCATGAACCGCTGAGCGCGGTTGTCAGTCCGGCGATCCCGTTGAACGTGCAGGAGGTGCCGAACCCGCTGCGCGGCCAGTACGAAGATCTCCTGATGCCGCTGTTCCCACAGGGCAACCCCGCCCAGCACCGGTACCCTGCGTGGCCGGCGTCCTACGACGCCAGTTTGCGTGTCACCTGGCGCCAGCTGCAGCCGGTCGATCCGGCCCGGCTGCCCCCCGACGCCCCCGACGACCGCAAGTTCGACTTCAGCGTTATCGACGACGCGCTCGCGAAACTCGCCGGCCAAAACATGCGGCTCACCCTTCGCGTGGTCGCCTACAACTCGTGTTGCAACTCTTGGTATCCGAACAACACCAACATCGCGATTCCCGACTTCATGTGGCCGCTGGCCGCCAATTATACTGGGCCACAACGCTATTGGTGGACGACCGGAGTGACGCATGTCGTTCCGAATTGGAACGACCCTCAGTACCTGGACGCGTTCGGCCAGCTGCTCGCCGCGCTGGGTCGTCGTTACGACGGCGACGAGCGGCTGAGCGTGTTCGAGTTCTCCGGTTACGGAGACTTCAGCGAGAACCACATCTCCTACCAACGTGACACGCTGGGTGCGCCGGGCCCGGCTCCTGACGAAAGCGTGGCAAAGCTGGGCTATTACAGCCAGTTTCGTGACCAGACCATCACCGCCGCATCCATTCGGCAGCTCGTTGCCGCGCATGTAAGCGCGTTCCCCCATACCCAATTGGTGACGACGGCGCTGAACCCGGAGATCGTGCGGGAGCTGCTCGCCGACGACGTCACGAAGAAATTGTCCGCGCCGGTAGGTATCCGTGCGGACTGCCTTGGCGTCCAGGCGCCCCTGCCTGCCTGGGCCGAACGAGAAGGTTCGCAGTATTTGAAGGTGAAGGACCCGGTCGTCGGCCAACTGAAAGACCGGATGGCCTCGGCACTGGTGATTACCGAATGGTGCCAGTTGCCCGACGGAACCGATCCGAAGTCCTATTACGAAAAGGGCCTGCGCGACGTCGTCAAGTACCACGTGTCGATGACGTCGAGCTTCAACTTCCCGGCCGTGGATTCGAGTAGTCCGATGGACCCGGCGTTATACCTGCTGTGGGCGAGGGCCAATGTCGTCGCGGGTTATCGGTATTCGGTCCAAGCGCACGGGGGATCGCAAACGTTCCACGACGGGGAAGCGACGATCGGTGTCACCTGGACCAACTACGGCTCCGCCGCCGCCGGCGAAAAATGGGTTCCCGGCTACCGGCTGGTGGACTTCACGGGCGCGGTGATCCGGGAAATGCCCGCGACCGTCAACCTGAAGTCCCTGGTCCGCGGGGACAACTCCGGCGACGAACCCGCCCCGGCGTCGGCCGACGAAACCGTGACCGTGGATATCGGGAGCCTGCCGCCCGGGAATTACACCCTGCAGGCGGGTGCCACCTGGCAACAGCACAAACCCAATGCATCCCACGTCGTGAACTACCCGCCGATGCGGTTGGCCCGCGATGGGCGGGACGGAACCGGGTGGTATCCCGTCGCGACGGTCGACATACCGCGCGAGGTGCTCACTTCCACCCCTCGGCAGTGAATCGCGCGTAGGGTGCGTCGGCGAACCCACGCGAATCCGCCCCTGCCAGGGCGGACGGTCGGATCCGATTTGACGATGCTGCATAATGAGCGTTGGGTTTGCGCAGCGGGTGTTTCGGAGACCGAATGGATGCTCTAGGCCAGTCGCGCTGTTAGAAGGGTATTGGTTCGATGGATTTCCGTACTTTTGTCCGGATTATGACGGCGCACTGGAAGCTCGCCCTGACTGCGCTGCTGATGTGTACCCTCGGTGCCGCGTTCGTCACGGCGGTGCAGAACAAGCACTATCAGTCGTCGGCCACCGTCCTCATCTCGTTTACCGGCGCTACCGACCTCAACGAGGTGTACAGCGGCACGGTGGCCGCACAAGAACGGCTGTCGTCGTATGCGCAGATCGCCGGTGGACGCACTGTGGCAGAGCGCGCGGTCACTCAGCTGCAACTCCCCATCAGCGCCGACGAGGTGCTCAGTCAAACCCAGGTGAAATACACCGCGAAATCGCTGCTGTTCACGATCAGCGTCAAAGATACCGATCCGGGCCGCGCCGCCGCGCTGGCCGGCGCGATGGCGGATCAGTTCAGTGCGCTCGTACCAACGCTGGCCGGCAACCCGCGGCCGGCCGACACGACCGCGACGCCGCCCGACGCTCCCGGAGCCCCGGGAACCCCCGGAGCGCCAGGACCGCTGGGACCGCTGGGACCGACGGGCAAGCCGTTCCCGATCGCCCACGCGAAGGTGGTGGAGCCGCCCCGGATATCGCGCATTCCGGTCTCGCCCGTGCCGATGCGCAACATGGCGATCGGCGTTGTCGCCGGTGTGCTGCTGGCCATCGCGGTGGCGCTGACCCGCGAGGCCAGCGACCGCACCGTGCGCACCCGCGAGAAGCTGGAAGAGCTCTCGGGCCTGCCGACGTTGGGTGAGCTGCCCGGAAAGCGCGGCACCGCACCGAAATTCGGCACCGACATCGCATTCGACGACGCGGTCCGCGGCCTGCGTACCCGGCTGAGCCGGGCCATGGGACCCGATGCCCGCCGGGTGTTGGTTGCGGCGCCGTTCGGCGGGGAGGGAACCACGACGACGGTGCTGAACCTGTCGCGGGCATTCACCGAACTCGGCCAAGACGTGCTGCTCGTCGAGGGCGACACCCGGCGGCCCGTGGTCGCGGGTCTGCTCAGTGTCGAATCGGGGGAGGGGTTGGCGCATGCGCTGGCCGACCCCGGCATCGCCGTGCAAGCGGTGCGCCAGACCCCGATCTCGAGGCTGTTCCTTCTCGCGGCCCGGTCCGGTCGGCGCGGCGAGGGCGTGCCCGTCAGCGCGTTCACGCCGGACGTGATCGACAGCGTGCTGGCGAACCTGTCGTCGCGGTTCGGCCAGACGGTGGTCGACGGGCCGCCGGTGCTCGCCACCGCCGATTCCGGTCTGCTGGCCGGCGCGGTTCAGGCCACGGTGCTGGTCGTGCGCGCCAATCGGACCACCGTCGACGAACTCACCGACGCGCTGGCCGCGTTGCGCGCCGCCGGCGCGCGCGTCGTCGGAACCGTGCTGACCGGTGCCAAGCCGTCGGTGCACAGCCGGGCCGCCGCGCGCGCATACCGTGGAAAGCTCAGCGGGTCGGCGTGATTTTCTACCTGCGGAATCGCGATCGCCTGGTAGTGGCTGCGGCTCTGCTGGGTCTGTTCGTGATGGGGTGCTTCCTGTTCGGCGTGCTCTCGGTTCGCCGGACCACCGAGGGAGTGGTGCTCACCGCCGTATTGTTCTGCGTGGTCGTCTACTGGGTGAAACCCGAGGGGATGGTCGCGGTCACGCTGTTCGGGTCGTTCGCGGCACTGCCCGAAGGATTGCACGTAGGCAAAGTTCTTGGCCCCGTGACGATCTTTGCCTATCAAGTGGCCGCGGTGCTCGCGATCTGCTACCTGCTCCCGGTCGTGCGACTGCGGTTCCGAGATTTCCGATTGCCCGGACTCCTCGTGCTCGTGGTGCTGGCTTCCACCGTCACCGGGCTCGCGACGGGACAACTCCCCCTAGTGGTGATGCGCGAATCCCAAACCATGCTCGAAATGGTGGTTGGGTTCATCCTGGCGTTGTGCGTCGTCTACGGCGGTTACCTCGCATTTTCGATGCGCGTGATGATGGTGGTCCTGTGGTTTTCGGCGGCCATGGCAGTGGTGAGTTCGTTGCACGCGGTCCGGCTGGCCGGGCGTGCGGAAAGCCTGGAAGATACGACGGGCGCGGGCCAGGCCCTGCGCATCATCGTGTCCACCCAAACGCCGGCCACCGCCGTGCTGAGCGGGCTGGTCGCTGCGGCGGTCGTCGGCCGGGTCAAACCTGCGGTCTATTTCGCGTTGGGCCCCCCGGCGTTGCTCATTTCGCTGCTCTCCTTCTCCCGCAACACACTTATCGCCATGGCAGTAGCCGGCGGCATCGCCCTCCTCGGCACTTTGAGCTGGGCGGCCCTGCGCCGGACGGCCGCCGCTCTCGCCGTCGCCGTGGCCGCCATCGCGGCGGCGGTGCCGGGGTCGCTGTTTTTGCTGCAACGTTCCAAGTCCGGGGCATGGCTCGCCGATCAGTTCGCGGCGTTCAATCAGCGGGTGCTGGGCGGCGTTACGGAAAGTGCGCTCGCCGTGGACGATTCGGCGCTGGAACGACTGCGGGAAATCAATCTGCTCAAGGAGACCATTGCCGCGGCCCCGGTGTTCGGCCATGGCCTGGGCTACCCCTATCAACCGCCGACCGGGAACGACGAGTTCCATTTGACGCTCTACCCCGCCTATTCCCACAACTTCTACCTGTGGTGGTTGGCCAAGGCCGGGGCGGTGGGCATGGCGGTGTTCGCGTTGTTCGCGCTCACGCCGGTGATCCTGGCGCTGCGTTGTGCGTCGGCGCCGGCGAAAATCAGTGCGGCGGTCAGCGCCGGCCTCCTGGCGATATCCGCCGTGTGGCCGTTGCCGGAGATGCCGATGGACGCCCTGGGACTGGGTCTGGCCCTGGGTACCGCGATGGGGTACGCCGGCTTGCGGCGCAGGGCCCAGGATGACCGTCAGGTCGGCGTCGAGCAGGCGCCGGCCCTGACCGCGACGCCCAGCTGATTGCGCGAGCGTCACCCGGTTGGCTCTCGGCCTGGTTTATCTTGACCGTATGGCCGGTTTGCTGAGGGACTTCCGTGCGCACACCCGTCGGCCTCGGGTCTGCGCGGCCGCACTTGGCGGAAAATGATCGCAGTCATTCATGTGGGGCCCGACATGTACAGCATCGGCGGGACGCAGTCGGTGATCCGAGTCCTCTGCGACAACAAGATTGGCGCGGACGACATCCGTGTTCTGTCGACGTGGAGCGGCCGGAACCACCTGCGGAACCTGCTTCTGATGGCACGCGCGGCGGTTGCGCTGACCACCGTGCGCCGCACGACCATCGTGCATTTCCACATCTCCAATGGGGGAGCCTGGTTGCGCGAAGGACCGATGATCCGCCTGGCCAGCGCTCGGGGCTTGAGGATTGTCGTCACCCTCCACGGCCCCGACTTTCCCGAGTTCGCCAGATCACGTCCCCGCTTCGTGGCGGCCACGTTGAAGCATGCGGACCATGTGATCCTCCTATCGGAGGAGGCACGCAGCGCTGTGGCAGAGGTGGCGCCGGCGGTGTCAACCTCCGTCGTGGCCAACCCGATCGTGATTGATCGAGACGCGCCCCGCGCCAGCTCGACGCCACCGGTGGTGCTTTTTGCTGGCACCATCGGGCGCCGCAAAGGCGTCGACCGGCTTGTCGCGGCCTGGCGGCTGCTTCTCGCCGAGGGCATTGAGGGGCAATGCCGGATAGTCGGACCCGTCGACGACTACG
This genomic interval carries:
- a CDS encoding FkbM family methyltransferase; the encoded protein is MPVARSAKRWLVPAAKAIAPQLFWRRKYRAMQRLGQSRPDVQLAASLCDPNRVSLDIGADVGEFTVAMLAGSRAVIAFEPRPAQARALASMFDAVGAEVRVEAVALSDKPGVLPMRVVESEPGRSTIDTDNSLGDVDGGEIQSIDVPVKRLDDLHLDDVGLIKIDVEGHELAVLRGATDTLTRNRPTVVVEAEERHHPDAVAAITRLLTGLGYAGYFDLDDARRPIAEFDPARHQNPANVGSRENGWAARGTYVNNFTFFPEDS
- a CDS encoding putative bifunctional diguanylate cyclase/phosphodiesterase gives rise to the protein MPRSLDLVVTSVANQLVDATAATAAEVSQKVLAQLVEQFDLDTAFLRHRDESSRASVLVAEWPPRTEVTDADPLAAIEAATVDPLLDPGEQGGKPVLISPRQRGSWWRVLTGPKQPVTPSVVAAPLVSGEVTTGVLGFVRFGIRKWKQTEVNTLEAIAALFAQLQARLAAEEKLRYLAEHDDLTGLYNRRALVAHLSERLAAGKPGPVAVLYLDLDRLKPINDYLGHTAGDWFIRVFAQRIQACAGGQAMIARLGGDEFVVVPDQSMSPETAESFARRLSKMLCERLAIGGHMISRTVSIGLAVGMPERDNCTALLRRADEAVLTAKRAGGNQIAVFTDDMSLKSAFRNDIELHLQGDIGSEALLLHYLPEVDLWTGAVVAAEALVRWRHPIWGLLLPDAFIGVAESTNLAGELGRWVMRTACAEFSRWRANGVGQGAILRVNVSPVQLITRGFVRSVAETIEEFGIDAASLCLEITERAVVHDIETTRNTLEELKEVGVQLAVDDFGTGYAVLSHLKSLPVDMLKIDAGFVRDLGNNAGDLAIVRAIIGLAEAFGLQVVAEGVETPAAALTLMQHGCHRAQGFLLSRPVPGDAMEALFSARWMPMPFLADREALSQGVI
- a CDS encoding chain-length determining protein, which codes for MDFRTFVRIMTAHWKLALTALLMCTLGAAFVTAVQNKHYQSSATVLISFTGATDLNEVYSGTVAAQERLSSYAQIAGGRTVAERAVTQLQLPISADEVLSQTQVKYTAKSLLFTISVKDTDPGRAAALAGAMADQFSALVPTLAGNPRPADTTATPPDAPGAPGTPGAPGPLGPLGPTGKPFPIAHAKVVEPPRISRIPVSPVPMRNMAIGVVAGVLLAIAVALTREASDRTVRTREKLEELSGLPTLGELPGKRGTAPKFGTDIAFDDAVRGLRTRLSRAMGPDARRVLVAAPFGGEGTTTTVLNLSRAFTELGQDVLLVEGDTRRPVVAGLLSVESGEGLAHALADPGIAVQAVRQTPISRLFLLAARSGRRGEGVPVSAFTPDVIDSVLANLSSRFGQTVVDGPPVLATADSGLLAGAVQATVLVVRANRTTVDELTDALAALRAAGARVVGTVLTGAKPSVHSRAAARAYRGKLSGSA
- a CDS encoding O-antigen ligase family protein codes for the protein MIFYLRNRDRLVVAAALLGLFVMGCFLFGVLSVRRTTEGVVLTAVLFCVVVYWVKPEGMVAVTLFGSFAALPEGLHVGKVLGPVTIFAYQVAAVLAICYLLPVVRLRFRDFRLPGLLVLVVLASTVTGLATGQLPLVVMRESQTMLEMVVGFILALCVVYGGYLAFSMRVMMVVLWFSAAMAVVSSLHAVRLAGRAESLEDTTGAGQALRIIVSTQTPATAVLSGLVAAAVVGRVKPAVYFALGPPALLISLLSFSRNTLIAMAVAGGIALLGTLSWAALRRTAAALAVAVAAIAAAVPGSLFLLQRSKSGAWLADQFAAFNQRVLGGVTESALAVDDSALERLREINLLKETIAAAPVFGHGLGYPYQPPTGNDEFHLTLYPAYSHNFYLWWLAKAGAVGMAVFALFALTPVILALRCASAPAKISAAVSAGLLAISAVWPLPEMPMDALGLGLALGTAMGYAGLRRRAQDDRQVGVEQAPALTATPS
- a CDS encoding glycosyltransferase family 4 protein, with product MIAVIHVGPDMYSIGGTQSVIRVLCDNKIGADDIRVLSTWSGRNHLRNLLLMARAAVALTTVRRTTIVHFHISNGGAWLREGPMIRLASARGLRIVVTLHGPDFPEFARSRPRFVAATLKHADHVILLSEEARSAVAEVAPAVSTSVVANPIVIDRDAPRASSTPPVVLFAGTIGRRKGVDRLVAAWRLLLAEGIEGQCRIVGPVDDYAPPPTERLSVEAPIPPDGVRDLLRAVRVVALPSSAEGMPMILTESLAGARPFVATPVGGTAQIASDPGMLVPVGDVPALAAAIGRYLRDPELAERDGLRGQAHVAATRSPEVIGPELRRIYEGCRIETS